The Ooceraea biroi isolate clonal line C1 chromosome 1, Obir_v5.4, whole genome shotgun sequence genome has a window encoding:
- the LOC113562446 gene encoding ras-related protein Rap-2c-like, giving the protein MREFKVVVLGSGGVGKSALTVQFVSGCFMEKYDPTIEDFYRKEIEVDNSPCVLEILDTAGTEQFASMRDLYIKNGQGFVVVYSLTNHQTFQDIKAMKELITRVKGTERVPVLLVANKLDLEHQREVGTEEGHQLAQLWGCPFVEASAKNRTNVNEMFAEIVREMNFSPEKEKKTYCCCTIL; this is encoded by the coding sequence atgcGCGAGTTCAAGGTGGTGGTCCTCGGCTCGGGCGGGGTGGGCAAGAGCGCGCTCACCGTGCAATTCGTGTCCGGCTGCTTCATGGAGAAGTACGATCCGACGATCGAGGACTTCTACCGCAAGGAGATCGAGGTGGACAATTCGCCGTGCGTGCTCGAGATCCTCGACACCGCCGGCACCGAGCAGTTCGCGTCGATGCGCGACCTCTACATCAAGAACGGCCAGGGCTTCGTCGTCGTCTACAGCTTGACGAATCACCAGACCTTCCAGGACATCAAGGCGATGAAGGAGCTGATCACGCGCGTCAAGGGCACGGAACGCGTGCCGGTGCTGCTCGTGGCGAACAAGCTCGACCTCGAGCATCAGCGGGAGGTCGGCACCGAGGAGGGCCATCAGCTCGCGCAGCTCTGGGGCTGCCCGTTCGTCGAGGCCTCCGCCAAGAATCGCACCAACGTCAACGAGATGTTCGCCGAGATCGTGCGCGAGATGAACTTCAGCccggagaaggagaagaagaccTACTGCTGTTGCACCATCCTCTAA